In Mycobacterium sp. 050128, one genomic interval encodes:
- a CDS encoding PaaX family transcriptional regulator C-terminal domain-containing protein, whose protein sequence is MPAASQPRIGDLLDIRPLSARSVLASALLGSEDARLPVAELVAVAALFGISAGAARTCLWRMVSNGELTADDGSYALAGRLLERRRRVDEASRIGDAADPRWDGTWELAIVSLDRRSAADRLELRKAATELHLAELREGVWIRPENLDPQRLPASRAILDQQCTHFHNAKTDIPPDNVRAVFALDGWTDDATVLIEAMDVALKSRPGQDLTESLTYDFNLSIAVVRHLQRDPLLPLALLPKPWPGGALRTTYRRFDHAFKRRMNAAFRRAPGRGPAMSGG, encoded by the coding sequence GTGCCCGCCGCTTCCCAGCCTCGCATCGGCGATCTGCTCGACATCCGGCCGCTCAGCGCGCGATCGGTACTCGCGTCGGCACTGCTGGGGTCCGAGGATGCTCGCCTCCCGGTGGCGGAGTTGGTCGCCGTGGCCGCCCTGTTCGGCATCAGCGCCGGTGCGGCCCGCACCTGCCTGTGGCGGATGGTCTCGAACGGCGAACTCACCGCGGACGACGGCAGCTACGCGCTCGCGGGGCGCTTGCTGGAGCGGCGTCGGCGCGTAGACGAAGCGTCCCGGATCGGCGATGCGGCCGACCCCCGGTGGGACGGAACATGGGAGCTCGCGATCGTCTCGCTCGATCGCCGTTCCGCGGCTGATCGCCTCGAGCTACGGAAGGCAGCGACGGAGCTCCACCTCGCGGAGCTTCGGGAAGGTGTCTGGATACGTCCGGAAAACCTTGATCCGCAGCGACTTCCAGCGTCGCGGGCGATACTGGATCAGCAGTGCACACACTTTCACAATGCGAAGACCGATATCCCCCCCGACAATGTCCGAGCCGTGTTTGCCCTCGATGGCTGGACGGACGATGCCACGGTGCTCATCGAGGCGATGGACGTCGCGCTCAAGTCACGTCCAGGCCAGGATTTGACCGAAAGCCTCACCTACGACTTCAACTTATCGATCGCCGTGGTCCGCCATCTTCAGCGCGACCCGCTGCTACCCCTGGCTCTACTGCCAAAGCCGTGGCCGGGGGGCGCGTTGCGCACCACTTACCGCCGGTTCGACCACGCATTCAAACGACGGATGAACGCCGCCTTCCGCCGGGCACCGGGGCGCGGCCCCGCTATGTCGGGCGGCTGA
- a CDS encoding flavodoxin domain-containing protein: MRVLVSFGSKRGGTAGLAAMIGEALTAAGCEVFVSPAKDVDDLIGADAVIVAGALYANRWHRDARRFVRRNAAALRELPVWLVSSGPLDGSAEDNDVPPTAQVAKLARRVGARGHVTFGGRLAPDAKGFPASAMAKKKAGDWRSPAHVRRWVASVVGELNRPKVSRPT; this comes from the coding sequence ATGCGCGTCCTGGTAAGTTTCGGATCTAAGCGAGGCGGGACAGCGGGGTTGGCCGCGATGATTGGTGAAGCGTTGACCGCGGCTGGTTGCGAGGTGTTCGTAAGCCCCGCCAAAGACGTTGATGACCTCATCGGTGCCGACGCGGTAATCGTGGCCGGCGCGTTGTACGCGAACCGGTGGCACCGCGACGCGCGACGCTTTGTCCGCCGAAATGCCGCAGCGTTGCGCGAGCTGCCGGTGTGGCTGGTGAGTAGCGGACCACTGGACGGCTCGGCGGAGGACAACGACGTCCCACCCACGGCACAGGTCGCGAAGTTGGCCCGACGTGTCGGCGCACGCGGACACGTCACGTTCGGTGGTCGGCTGGCACCCGATGCAAAGGGGTTTCCCGCCAGTGCGATGGCGAAGAAGAAAGCCGGTGATTGGCGCAGTCCCGCGCATGTTCGGCGCTGGGTCGCCAGCGTGGTCGGCGAGCTAAACCGGCCGAAGGTCAGCCGCCCGACATAG
- a CDS encoding MerR family transcriptional regulator yields the protein MRVSELANEAQVSVPTVKYYIREGMLAAGDAAGPRRAVYDDSHVRRIHLIKALTGPAGLSLSQAKAILRSIDEPNSGPIDRLASATRVIADAAGADMDADGKSYPRAEEVVGWLGEPYRVEAPAAALLESALRAVEAAGFQLHRDQLARYGEHMLAIAASEIANLPTDPAEAVQYAVLGTVLFEPVLTAIRRLAQQSLVKGRFGR from the coding sequence GTGCGGGTATCCGAATTGGCCAACGAGGCGCAGGTCTCGGTGCCAACCGTGAAGTACTACATCCGCGAAGGCATGCTCGCGGCCGGTGATGCGGCCGGCCCGCGGCGCGCGGTGTACGACGACTCGCACGTGCGGCGTATTCACCTCATCAAGGCGCTGACCGGTCCGGCGGGCCTCTCGCTCTCCCAGGCCAAAGCCATCCTGCGGAGCATCGATGAGCCCAACTCGGGCCCGATCGATCGGCTTGCGAGCGCCACCCGGGTGATAGCCGACGCGGCAGGCGCAGATATGGACGCCGACGGCAAGTCCTATCCGCGCGCCGAGGAAGTCGTCGGTTGGCTTGGCGAACCTTACCGGGTCGAAGCCCCCGCTGCCGCACTTCTCGAGAGTGCGCTTCGCGCAGTCGAAGCGGCCGGTTTCCAACTTCACCGAGACCAATTAGCCCGCTACGGCGAACACATGCTTGCGATCGCCGCAAGTGAGATCGCAAACCTCCCAACCGATCCTGCCGAAGCCGTTCAATACGCGGTCCTAGGCACGGTACTTTTCGAACCCGTCCTAACCGCAATCCGCCGGCTGGCCCAACAGAGCCTCGTCAAAGGACGCTTCGGCCGCTAG
- a CDS encoding methyltransferase family protein, translating into MKPTGFFINLHKALVIPVTVAAMVTFANYGTIVWLYLAMHGTYSILWLIKGRTYPDRRFAEPVAIWIGIVFVFLPLAGYYAAPILLAWLKPDVPGYAVCIGVTFYVFGIFLHYVSDAQKYYTLRVRPGLIEDGLFTYTRNPNYLGEILTYLGFAVISWNPIPFLVNAAWIFGFFVRNMIKKDRTMTHHPGFAAYKARTGLLFPRLRPASVAAQGN; encoded by the coding sequence ATGAAACCCACCGGCTTCTTCATCAACCTGCACAAGGCCCTCGTCATCCCGGTGACGGTGGCAGCGATGGTTACCTTTGCCAACTACGGCACGATCGTCTGGCTCTACCTCGCCATGCACGGGACCTACTCAATCCTGTGGCTAATCAAAGGCCGCACCTATCCCGACCGGCGGTTCGCCGAACCGGTGGCCATCTGGATTGGGATCGTGTTCGTTTTCCTGCCGCTCGCCGGCTACTACGCCGCGCCAATTCTGTTGGCTTGGCTCAAACCAGATGTCCCCGGCTACGCCGTCTGCATCGGAGTCACCTTCTACGTATTTGGGATCTTTCTGCACTACGTTTCGGACGCCCAGAAGTACTACACGCTGAGGGTTCGCCCCGGCCTCATCGAGGATGGCCTGTTCACCTACACCCGAAATCCCAATTACCTGGGCGAGATCCTGACCTACCTGGGCTTTGCGGTCATCTCCTGGAACCCAATACCGTTTCTGGTTAACGCGGCGTGGATCTTCGGATTCTTCGTCCGCAACATGATCAAGAAGGACCGGACGATGACGCACCATCCCGGCTTTGCCGCCTACAAGGCCCGAACCGGCCTGCTGTTTCCGCGGTTGCGTCCGGCAAGCGTTGCGGCCCAGGGCAACTGA
- a CDS encoding pyridoxamine 5'-phosphate oxidase family protein — MITRDVEVGAVADLALSPPRAALAAVIDNEIQLLPVAVALEEPADPASSARIVRVTADSPDLAGCPVVLVADDGPQWFRLRALTVRGTADAAGDHTYRVVPERVTAWDYGALRAIPEPPLGPLPTSTSTAHDADDGSHLESPKLQAAVKNSRVMVLATRSRKGMAFAVPLWFVPHRGRLYATTSASSWTVRNLAATSQVALLLGGEGRDNGSRLLVHASARAVLAMPPPEVLARIAWRYYLQPRFAAVELRHIGLWPLRLRYYGQSQPAHVVIAPHTATECGVP, encoded by the coding sequence GTGATCACTCGTGATGTCGAGGTAGGCGCCGTAGCCGATCTGGCGCTTTCTCCACCACGCGCGGCGTTGGCCGCCGTCATCGACAACGAAATCCAATTGCTTCCGGTGGCGGTGGCTCTAGAAGAACCGGCCGATCCCGCCTCGTCGGCGCGCATCGTGCGGGTGACTGCCGACAGCCCAGACCTCGCCGGCTGCCCCGTCGTGCTGGTAGCTGACGACGGCCCGCAGTGGTTTCGGTTGCGCGCGCTGACTGTCCGGGGCACCGCCGATGCCGCGGGCGATCACACTTATCGGGTCGTGCCCGAGCGGGTCACCGCGTGGGACTACGGCGCGCTTCGCGCTATACCGGAACCGCCGTTAGGCCCGCTGCCCACATCCACTTCGACCGCGCACGACGCGGATGACGGCTCTCATCTGGAGTCGCCGAAACTCCAGGCGGCGGTGAAGAATTCGCGAGTCATGGTGCTGGCGACCCGGTCACGCAAGGGCATGGCATTCGCCGTACCGCTGTGGTTCGTACCCCACCGCGGCCGGCTCTACGCGACGACCTCGGCGTCGTCGTGGACGGTGCGCAATCTTGCTGCTACGTCCCAGGTGGCCCTGTTACTCGGTGGCGAAGGCCGGGACAACGGCAGTCGTCTTCTGGTGCATGCAAGCGCTCGAGCGGTCCTCGCCATGCCGCCGCCAGAGGTGCTCGCCCGGATCGCCTGGCGCTACTATCTGCAACCCCGATTCGCGGCGGTCGAGTTGCGTCACATCGGCTTGTGGCCGCTGCGCCTGCGGTACTACGGCCAGTCGCAGCCGGCCCACGTCGTGATCGCGCCGCACACAGCGACCGAATGTGGCGTGCCGTAA
- a CDS encoding MarR family winged helix-turn-helix transcriptional regulator encodes MRRVVEGEWQPTVPALVNLVAASGAPQLRAAFAAAGLDGIRPAQAVALVPLALGGLHASALADRLKVSRQAVAQAVVALERHGYVTRVPDPADARARIIELTPRGRQALQVMRSNAIELEKRWQQVLGKQRLGEFRETLVMLLSAESTESDAD; translated from the coding sequence ATGCGACGTGTTGTGGAGGGCGAATGGCAACCCACCGTTCCGGCGCTGGTGAATCTGGTTGCCGCATCGGGTGCGCCGCAGTTACGGGCGGCATTCGCCGCGGCTGGGCTGGACGGGATCCGGCCCGCGCAAGCCGTCGCTTTGGTACCGCTGGCATTAGGCGGACTTCATGCGTCGGCGCTGGCCGATCGGCTCAAGGTGAGCCGGCAGGCGGTGGCCCAGGCGGTGGTGGCCCTGGAGCGGCACGGATACGTCACCCGAGTACCGGACCCGGCCGACGCGCGCGCCCGAATCATCGAGCTGACACCGCGCGGTCGTCAGGCTTTGCAGGTAATGCGCTCCAACGCAATCGAATTGGAGAAGCGCTGGCAGCAGGTGCTGGGTAAGCAGCGGCTGGGCGAATTTCGCGAGACGTTGGTGATGCTGCTCTCGGCGGAATCGACCGAATCCGACGCAGACTGA
- a CDS encoding alpha/beta hydrolase family esterase, whose product MRSGFIRTLHVCVLGTLIVVLGGCVGGGHALGTPGSQSIPVGQSTQSIESGGVTRTFHLYRPQGLTEAVPLVVMLHGGFGNGAQAERSYHWDDAANAGHFLVAYPDGLNRAWNAGTCCGEPQRDNVDDVGFLTAMVGAIAQEIPIDRARVYVTGMSNGAMMALRLGCQTDTFAAIAPVAGTLLTDCGGARPTSVLQVHGTADDRVPYNGGPGKAFGADGVPRVDGPSAEAVNATWRAIDGCGSPTSTTAGDVTTQTAGCADGRTVELISVAGAGHQWPGGEPSPLAERVGGIPAPSTALDATGTIWQFFTQSHR is encoded by the coding sequence ATGCGATCCGGCTTCATCCGCACGCTGCACGTGTGCGTCCTCGGGACTTTGATCGTCGTGCTCGGCGGCTGCGTGGGCGGCGGACATGCGTTGGGAACACCGGGTTCTCAGTCGATTCCGGTCGGGCAATCCACCCAGAGTATCGAGTCGGGCGGGGTCACCAGGACGTTCCATCTCTACCGGCCGCAAGGCCTGACCGAAGCGGTTCCGCTGGTGGTGATGCTGCACGGCGGCTTCGGCAACGGTGCGCAGGCCGAGCGCTCCTATCACTGGGACGACGCGGCCAACGCTGGTCATTTCCTGGTCGCCTACCCCGACGGTCTCAACCGTGCCTGGAATGCCGGCACCTGCTGTGGTGAGCCGCAGCGCGACAACGTCGACGACGTCGGATTCCTCACCGCGATGGTCGGCGCCATCGCGCAAGAGATCCCGATCGATCGCGCCCGCGTCTACGTCACCGGCATGTCGAACGGGGCGATGATGGCGCTGCGGCTGGGCTGCCAGACCGATACCTTCGCCGCGATCGCTCCCGTCGCGGGGACTCTGCTGACGGACTGCGGCGGGGCCCGGCCGACGTCGGTTCTGCAGGTCCACGGCACGGCCGACGACCGGGTGCCGTACAACGGTGGGCCTGGCAAAGCATTTGGCGCCGACGGAGTTCCACGGGTGGACGGGCCATCGGCGGAGGCGGTCAATGCCACCTGGCGTGCCATCGACGGCTGCGGCTCGCCGACGTCGACAACGGCCGGGGACGTGACGACTCAAACGGCCGGCTGTGCGGACGGGCGCACCGTGGAGTTGATCTCGGTGGCCGGCGCGGGACACCAGTGGCCCGGTGGCGAGCCGAGCCCCCTTGCCGAGCGGGTCGGCGGCATCCCGGCGCCGTCCACCGCGCTCGACGCCACCGGCACCATCTGGCAGTTCTTCACCCAGAGCCACCGCTAG
- a CDS encoding TetR/AcrR family transcriptional regulator: protein MESKRRTQEERSAATRDALISAARRLWGERGYVEVGTPEIAATAGVTRGAMYHQFADKAALFGEVVEVVEQDVMARMATIVATSGATTPADAIRAAVDAWLEVSSDPEVRQLILLDAPSVLGWAGFRDVAQRYSLGMTEQLLAEAIKAGQLARQPTRPLAHVLIGALDEAAMAIATSDDPKRARRETRQVLHRLIDGMLHDPTR from the coding sequence ATGGAAAGCAAGAGAAGGACTCAGGAGGAGCGCTCCGCGGCGACCCGCGACGCGCTGATCTCGGCTGCCCGACGGTTATGGGGCGAGCGGGGCTACGTCGAAGTGGGCACGCCCGAGATCGCCGCGACCGCCGGTGTCACCCGCGGCGCGATGTATCACCAATTCGCCGACAAGGCAGCACTATTCGGAGAAGTCGTCGAGGTGGTGGAACAGGACGTGATGGCCCGGATGGCCACCATCGTGGCGACGTCGGGCGCAACGACACCCGCCGACGCGATCCGCGCCGCCGTCGATGCCTGGCTGGAGGTTTCCAGTGATCCCGAGGTCCGGCAGCTGATCCTGCTCGACGCGCCCAGCGTGCTGGGCTGGGCGGGGTTCCGCGACGTCGCTCAGCGGTACAGCCTGGGGATGACCGAACAGCTGCTGGCCGAGGCCATCAAGGCGGGCCAGCTGGCGCGCCAGCCGACGCGACCGCTGGCACACGTGCTGATCGGCGCGCTCGACGAGGCGGCGATGGCGATCGCCACCTCGGACGACCCCAAGCGAGCCCGCCGCGAAACCCGCCAGGTGCTCCATCGTTTGATCGACGGGATGCTGCACGACCCGACGCGCTAG